One Carettochelys insculpta isolate YL-2023 chromosome 1, ASM3395843v1, whole genome shotgun sequence genomic window, GGCAAAAAACAGTTGagataaaattaaatatatagaaaGAAGCGGTGGGAGCAGGAGGCACGCAATCTATCTCAGGGCAGAGATGCTCCATAGGAAGAGCTCGGGACCCTGCATGACAGGTGCCTACCTCAGCTGCAGAGCTTCTAAGGGACAGAAGTCTCATTTGCAAATCTGCTTCCTTTGAATTTGAACAGcgctccagctgcaggccagtGCTCAGGCATCCCTTGAGACCAAGCTGTGCCTGACAAGATACATGCCCTTCCGTCCACCTGAACACaacctgctgctgttgctactgcaTAACCCCAAGGGAGGAGGAATTTAGCaattgtctacacagcagttagacACTCACAGCTGGCCTGTGACTGAGTTTAAGGGGCTGAGGTTCAGGGTCTGTTTAACTGTGGTGATGATATCCattctcaggctgcagcccaagctctgggaccatCCAATTTCTCAGTGTCCTGGAGtctgggcttcagcctgagccaGAATGTCTGCCACAATTAAACAGACCCTTAGCCTGAGCTCAGGCAGCCTGAATCAGTTGGCACAGACCAGTCACAGGTCccactgccatgtagacatacccttagagccAGCCTATGACAGTAGCAAGTGTGGGACTGGGTTTGGGCTCTACTAGGGCAGTTTCTGAAGGGAGAAACGCTTGTagcaggaggctgctgctggtggattGTCAGCTTTGCTAGGGCTAGGTCAAGGTCCATAAGTGAGGTGTGATGCACTGCATGCTCCTTGTTATAAATGGCTTATCAAAGCAATGTCAACGAAAGGAGAGGATAAACCTGGTACTTTTAGGCTGAACATGCCAATAAAGTAAACACCAATGACACAGAGGAAATAAAATGTGCCATGAAAACATTGTTTCCCAGTCTTTTAGCTTTTCTTCTGTTACAGATGAAAATCACGAGTCTTTGCTTACTCCTAAATCAAGGCACTTGCACCATTTTAGACTCAGCTATTCCTTTGCGCCTCACAAATGTGGTATTTATTTTATTGCTGTCCATTATTTACTTTAGAAATTCTGAACTGGGGAGCAGATTGTAAAAAATGTTCCAGAAACAGATTCCAAAGGAGTCTGGGTACCTGGCACTGATGTATTTCTTAGCTTCCTAATTTATAATAATTTATGTGCCATGATGACACATCTCTTAGCTTGTTAAAAACAATGCATTTCCCATGCATGTGAGTCTCACTGAGAGTTTGGTTTGTTCCCAGAATATGGAAATAAATTGCCTGTTATATTTTTCTGCAACTTTTGACATTCTACGTTCTGAAAGAAAACAGCTTCTAAACTTTCTGAATGCTGATTCAGTGACTGATAAAATGTATTGCAGATCAAGTATTTTTAATGATTTGGTACATGTTCTCTGCATGTTATTGGCCAATCTTGCTCTGAAAAGAGGGCATTTTCACTGAATACATCAGGTATGCATTTGCAGAGCTTCTTCTGTATCTTTTGTCGAAACTCTTTGGAACCAAAAAAATAAACAAGTGGATCGAAGCAGCAATTAAGACTATTCAAAGCCAGAGATAGCTTATATTCCACATATACAGTCTTATTTTGGGTAGAATAGACAAAATGGATGATTGATATCACAATATTGGGCACATAACACAGTACAAAGACTGCAAGCAACACAATTATCAAATAAATGGTCTGCTTCTTAATGTCCTTTAGTGGTGCATGGGAGGAATTAAGAAGAGTTCGAATGACTAAGGTGTAGCAGAATGCCATAATTAGCAAAGGTAGGAGAAAGCACAGAAGAACTTGAGAGCCAAAATAAATGATGAAATCATTCCTTGAAGGAAACATAGTTTTGGGCAGTACATCAAAACAAGTGGTTATCTGCAACTCCTGTACCTGAAAGGTTAGCTCTGTCTTCATGAGTGGCAAGTGCAGCAGTAAAACAAATATCCAAATGATGACACATGTCTGGAGAGCTGTTCTAATGGGTCTAATGGCCCGGTGCTTCAGTGGATGAACGATTCCTAGGTAGCGCTCTATGCTGATGCTTGTCATGGTTAGTACAGAACAGTGCATGTTTGCATAGAATAGCACGGTCACGATGCGGCACAGAACCTGCCCAAAGGGCCAGTCATTTCCCCGTAAGTGGTAGATAACTTGAAAAGGGAGGAGCATACTGTACAGCAAGTCTGTGATTGTCAGGTTAATGGAAAACACAATTGTGGGAGTCCAAGGCCTTGAGTGACGGCAAAGGAACCACAAGGAGACAAAATTCAGGGGAATGCTGAAGATGAAGATGAACAAGTAGAGGGCTGGCAATGTGGTCTGCAGCATCTGGTTCTTCAGCATCTCTATCGTGCTGTTTTCCAGTGCTCCCATGCTAGTGAGATAGATTCAGTGATCTCTTCTGGACTGGGACAAATGTGAAAGCTTCATGCACCTTCTTCCGCAAAAGAAGAATCTTGATGGCGGAGATTAGCCCTGGTTAAAAAAAGTATgttttggagatttttttaaagagcaaGTTAATATAACACATGATAAAACTACTAGTTTGTTCATTCCCATCACATTATATCGTATTCATTTTGCCCTTTCAACCAAAGAATAGTTTTAGCTATTTTCTAAAGTACTCACCGAGTTCTGTTTCTAGTTGCAATACCAGTGTACAAAATCACATAACATCCAGTCAGCTGAGCATAGGCCACTCAGCATGGCTGCTATATCTTAAATaggcttattttttttcctccaaaaatgtTTTAGTGTGCCTATTCTTGACCTATTTATTATCGTCTACACCTTCTCCCTCActccttatgctccaatatatctgttaatctataaggtgccacaagacttcttgtttttgcagatacagactaatgcagccaTAAGCTGAGACTGTTGTTGTGCTTTAGGAAGCCACACTTGTTACTGGATTGTTGAAATCTAAATATAGGCCCTGTGGCCActtggtggggtggggtctgCTCTACCTTTGGACTGTCTGCCTTGAGGTTCAGCACTCCTGAGATTATGACAGGCTGGTTCTTGCTTCACCGTATTTGTATGCATTGTATATTATTTTTCATATCATGGGTATTTGATTAAGAGTGCTTTATCTGTTTGGGGGGGGGCTTCACTTTAACAGACTTGCCCAAAACTACATATTTGCTTAAGTGCCATCTTGAACATTAGATACTGTCGTGTACTGTGGTCTAAATTTGCAGTGATTCAGTCCCAAAGGGTTGAATCATGAGGGGCAGAGTGCTTGTAACTCCCATGTTGCTGTTGTCATTGCCACTGTGCAACGTAGTATCGAGAGATCTGTGAACAACAGATACTTTCTGGTTTGCTGGTAattcagaaaaattaaaaaacaatcgTTGTGAATTGAACCAAAAAGTATTTTTAGTTTTTCTTCAGTGAATCAAAGAGCCAAGAAGGATTTTCTTTAAGACCAAGTTAATTGATTTGTTTGCACAACATTGAAATATTGTAATTCTGATCATTTtaaatcttttgttttaaaattcagttaaagGACATTTTGGAATGCAGTTAATTTCAAACCAGAAAGTCAaaagcttttgatttttttttcagattttttttagggggaggagtggggaaggaTATTGTCTGCCAACATTTTGTGAAACCAACATGAATTCAAGAAATGTTTTAGTATCACCAGACATGAGTTTTTCTCCAAAAGTATTTCAGACAAAATATTTTGCCCAGTTGTTGTAGAAACATGACCCTGAGAGGCACCATGTATTCTCAACAtatattaaagtcaatggatttGAAAGGGTGCAACAACTTCCAGAATTTCTGTAGCTTCTCTGCCTTGGGGCAACAGATTCTAGATTCTTGAAGGTCAAATTCCTGCCATAGAGGCGGGGCATATTATTAAAACAGATTGTTTATTGAACCCTGGCTGCACCGGCCCTGGAATGGAGCGGGGCAAACAGCATGCAGGTAATCCCATCTTTAGGCACTCTCAGGCCAGAAACAAATTCCTTCTGTCCAGAGAGCACTTCTTCCTCAAGAATTGACCCTAATTAGGGAGATTAAGGGAGAAAGAAAATTTCCCTGAAATTTGCTGCAAATCCCTCATGAAGAAACAACATTGCTGAAGTAACACAATAAAACATTTCTTTGAAGACTGAACCATgcttcagtatcagagaggtagccaagttagtctgtatcttccaaaacaacaagaagtcctgtggcatcttatagactaacaggtattttggagcgtaagctttcgtgacCAAAGATGCACTTCATCGGATGCTCCAGTGTTATATAAAAGAATTTGTGACGTTGGGTAACAGCGCCACCTGGTGACGTCTGCATAACAATAATGAACTGGATCTCTCAAAATCTttttggccttgtctacattagcccccttctttgaaggcgACACGCTAAGCAGCCAGGTAGGAGGagaataatgaggtgctgcaatacaTATGCAGCATGtcagtagcataatggccactgtgggaatttcgaagctgctaactttgaagtgctgacaggcagtatAGCCGCAGGCACTTTAAAGTACTTGCCAGACTTCGAAGCGCCTGTGGCTGCACAACTTGTCAGCGTGTCAAAGTTAGCAAATTTGAAGTTCCCCTgatggccattatgctaatgaggtactgcatatgcatcgcagcacctcattagctttcCCCAACCTGCCTGCTTATCActcccccttcaaagaagggggcttgtgtagatgcaggcagAGAGTTTTGAGAAATTCAGTGCTTTTAAAGACTGTTGCAATTGTCATGTGACCCCTATGCAATTATCCTCAAATATTGCAGGCCAGGCTTCAACCGTCAAATGACAACATAACTAATGACTAAATTTTCTcctactgaagtcactggaagcAGAAACAGGTCTTGTCAGTAGAACTCTTTCTATTTTGGAATCTAGAAACACAGACTGACTGAAAGTTTAATCTTTAAATATGTCATTAATGAAATTCTTGAAGGGAAGAACAAATGAATGCCAAAGGATTTAGGAAAGATACTCTACTACTACATATTTTCCAGTGAAGTTATTGAAGCTTTGACAGTTTACGCCAGATGAGGATTTTCCCCTGGGTTCTGTTTTGGGTCCTGTTCTTCCAGATCACATGGGTTGACTAGAACAGAACAACCACATTGGTGGAGGAACAACAAGGTTCAATACAACCAATCTGTTTTGTCAATTGACATCAACCAAATAATATGGAATGCACCAAATGCAGGGTCTTGGCACTTTCTGAATACATTTGACTAAAACAACATTGAAGGAAAGTGGGACAGAATGCAAACAATGCTGGTAGCCATAACAAGGAATAATCAATGCATTTCTTCCCAGGATCCTGAGTCAAGAGAGGATACTGTACTTTTGATTTATTCTAGAGAGTACTGCTTCTTGAACTGATACTATTGATAATGTCAGCCTACCAGTGTTAAATTGAACCACTCTGTCATTGCCAGGAGGTAATTATGGAATGGTATTTTGAACGGTGATAGTCTTGACGATCATGATATTCATATGCTTGAATGTACGGGGGAGGCGCCTGAATTTCCTCACATTCATAAATGTTTTACCTCTGGGATGGAATACTTTTCTAAGTCAGTGTTTCTCCAAGTGGGCCACGGACTCCCTTTGGGAAAGCCACTCGCAGGTCTCCACTGCTTTGTTTACCAAAATGGTCCATAGCCAGGGAGCCTCATGACTCCCAATGGCTCGGGTTCACTGTTTCCTGCCAAGGGGAGCTTCAGGAAGCAGCGTGGCCCAGGCTGTCACTTTCCATGGCTCCTCTTGGCTGGAAATGGCAAACCAGAGCTACTGGAAGCCACGAGGCTCCATGGCTACAGACCCAAAGGTGAAAGCCCAGTATCACGTTTCCCAAAGCAGGCCTGTGTCTCACTTTGAAAAACACTGTACTACATATACCCTCATACAATTTCTTCCATATTTTGCCTCATTATGTTTACTCCATTACTGAAATATCTTCTGAATTAACCACAGCATTGTATAGCATTGTATCTTTCTCAATGCTACTCTGGTTAAGCAGCGTTCGATTCTGTCTTTCTTCCTAATGGGAATTACTGCCATTATTTGAACAAACCCAAACCACTGAGAGTCAATAGCCCTCAGAAGACACTCAGTGAAAGTAAAAGGTGGGAAATTGTGACCCAATACAAAGGAATCCTTTATCACAAAATATGTGATTAAACTGGAGAATTTGTTACCAATTCACACTACTAGGGCCATGAATTTAGTAAGATTTCAAAATGGTTTGGACGTCTGTCTATTCCAAAGAGGTATCACACTTAATGCCAACATAGATTTTGAAATGTATATTAAGGCTTGTGCTTTAGGGCTTGgaacactctatggctacgtctacacgtgaagcctacatcgaagtagcctatttcgatgtggcgacatcgaaataggctatttcgatgaataacgtctacacgtcctccagggctggcaacgtcgatgttcaacatcgacgttgcgcagcaccacatcgaaataggcgcagcaagggaacgtctacacgccacagtagcacacatcgaaataagggtgccaggcacagctgcagacagggtcacagggcggactcaacagccagctgctcccttaaagggcccctcccagacacacttgcactaaacagcacaagatacacagagccgacaatgagttgcagaccctgtgcatgcagcatgaatcccccgctgcagcagcagcagccagaagccctgggctaagggctgctgcacacggtgaccatagagccccgcacgggctggagagacagcgtctctcaaccccccagctgatggccgccatggaggaccccacaatttcgacgttgcgggacgcggatcgtctacacggtccctacttcgacgttgaacgtcgaagtagggcgctattgcgatcccctcatgaggttagcgacttcgacgtctcgccgcctaatgtcgaagttaacttcgaaatagcgcccgacgcgtgtagccgcgacgggcgctatttcgatgttagtgccgctacttcgaagtagcgtgcacgtgtagacacagcttataactATTAGATACCAGCATAAGATTTATGTGGGGAGTAGATTATCCCCACATCCATCTCCTGTGGGATTCCAATGTTTTCCTTTCTAATATCTGGTAGCAGCTGCTGTCTAAGACAGTTTTCTGGACTAGATGGATCTTCAGTCAGATCCATTTTTGAAATTCCTATATTCTCTGAAGAGTGGTATTACACAGGAACAGATCAGGGACCATATTGTGACTCATAGAAGAACAAGCTCGTTCATGGTTTCCCCTACTCCTGGGTGTATGGAGGTGAGGGTGGAATTATTTGCTCCAGCCCTATACCTGGCACAGATTACTTTCCCCATCATGCCAGCTCAGTTCTGCTGGCTGGAACATAGCAAAGGCAGAGTTTCCGTCCCTGGCTGCCTGTTCCCCATGACATGGATCCGGTTGTCACCTCTCTCATtgctagcagcaacgaagggtcctgtggcaccttatagagtaacagaaaagttttgagcatgagctttcatgagcacagactcacttcatcagatgctggtcagaccagcatctgatgaagtgagtctgtgctcacgaaagctcatgctcaaaactttgttgttagtctacaaggtaccacaggaccctttgttgctgttacagatccagactaacacggctacccctccaatactttctCATTGCTAGTAACTAGACCCCTGAGGTCCCTCCACTGCTCTGTCTCTTCCACCCAGCATCACAACCTGCTCCACCTCTTTCCTCGAGGCCCTGCCCTTCTTTGACTTTTCCCcgacagccccactgctgctctttCTCTTCCATCCGGGGCTCTGCCCCATCACTTGCTGctctccctccatcccctttACTTGCTGGTTTTTCAAGTAGCCTGACTGCAGGTAGGAAGTGGCCTTGGCTGAGCAGGGGCTGTTGTGTGTTGATGTGGCACCTGCCTAAATTTCTTCTAACCTGTGCAGCTATGCAGTGGCCTGTTAAACCTCACACAAGTGCTCAAGGCTGCATCATGGACCCGCTCCAAAATTGTTGTGGCCAGGGAGAGGCACCCCTCTCTTGAACCTAACCTAGCTCTGGCCTGGAACTGGCGTGGCTAGAGGAGCGACACTCTAACCCAGACTTAGCATGGCTCTaccacagctgggggagagatGCCCCAACCTAGCCCTGGCATGGATCTGTTACCAACAGGAGAGAGCTGCCTCTTCCTCCCAGGCCAGGTGCTGCTTCAGGCAGAGAGAGCTGGGGAGTCCACTCTCCCTGCTgtagcccctgggcaccctgcacttccaaacccctcatctccaCTCAGAGCCATCCCAAGGGGgagacagggcctggggcaacaccctcccacacacaccacaggtgctgcccctcccccactcttctctccccgactccttcccttctccccagccaACCAGGCCAGGGATTACCCAGGACTGGCTACGGCCGcagccgtgggggggggggtcacttccccacactcaccatgcagACAGTGCGAGTGGCAGCCTGCTGAGCTCTGCTGTGCCCTCCTGGCTCACTGACCCTTCTTctcctggggtggtggggagcagaggccacttcccagtgccacagacaagtggggctccacaggctgggagggcaggcgCAGCAGAGTGGAGCACACTGCCACTCGTGCCATCTGCGCAATGAGTGTGGGAGGATGGCAAGGGGAGGCGACCCCCGGCTGCGACCACAGCCCACCACCCACTGCCATGCCCTGCTTCAGGGCCCCCAGTACGGTGCGGAGAACCAGCCTGTGGTCAGATCATTCAGCTCGGTCATCCGTGCTCCCAGGCACCTTCTGCCTCCCAtctcccactgcctctggctgggctggcccctgTAGGAAGCTCAAGGCCCTCTGGCCCAggttgctggccaggaggagccaagcccctcatgtgccaaagccccacacagtgcTGGCATGGGCAGGTTTCTCAGCTAAGCTCCGGAGTAGTGGGAAGGAAGCTATTTCCACCCTTCTtgtgccctgaccctgcaggctccacagcagctctATGGGCAGGAGCTTAGCGCCTTCTTCACCCTTCAAACCCCACCAGGGATcctgccccaggcactgcagggctgctgcgtAGGCGCCTTCTCCTACTGAGCCGCCTCTCTGGCCTGTTTCACTGAAGTTGCTGCCCTCAGGTTCCCTGGGCCTGGGTGCACAATGCATCTTTAGGGATTAACTCCTTCTTACCCATGCTTTAGCCAGGAGACAGGAGGTGtctgtcagtggccagcagcagcctggaagtgttagctgcctttctatGAGCAAGAAGGGACAAACTGTCTCTTGCCACAGGGGAGTGGTGGGGATTCAGTGGGGGATGAGGGAAGAGGTGATTTCTAAAAAGACACAGGTCAAGTGAAGCCACACAGaaatttggggtggggcagcctgaCAGGTTGTCATGAAAAGAGGCGATACCAGGTGCCAGGAGAGGTGGGTCCATCAGTGGGCAGGGAGGATTTGGTCAGGTCAatcaccccaccctcaccccccggagtgtgtgtgtgtgtgtgtgtatgtgtgtgtgtaacctcTTCCTAtgcaaaccttaaagataagGAGGCACATAAGATTCCAATGACACAGTATTCCTTTTTTTAACAGAGGCTCAGTTAATTTGatattaatttgaatgtttgtactgcctAGTTCTGATTGATtaccattgaactcacttgaatattgataattttaccaggtgtcccatattaagcatagggaaatatggccacCCTACTCCCACCAGTCCTTGACTCCACACAATGTACAATGACTCTGTACAATGAAGAGCTCAGCCCTAACAAATACATCTTCACAACATTGCTGTGATAACATTATATCATGCTGCAGAGGAGAAACAGAGGCTAATAATGGTGAGCCTGTGACTTGGATTACACACATGTGGGGAGCAAGAGAGGCCACTTCTTCTCAAGACCCTACCTGGATTTTGACTAAATGAGGTTGCCCACTTGAACAAGGGGGTAGGAATGTGTGATAATGGGTAGAATCTTATGTTTACACACACAGCCGCCTTCCACCATTGGCCAGAGTCTAAGTATTTCCTATCTGGAGATTTGCTACTGCTCAGATGGACGAGGAAGAATTGTTACTTGGGCATGTTCATGTTTTCTCAGAGagcttgtcttcactgcagcaTTTATCCTAAGGTATTGGAATTGAGGGTTACCTCATGTCGGTTTCCCAAGCTTCAGTGAGATGAAACTTATATGGTGAAACAACATTTGAGCTATACAGTGCATGTGTTAGAGCACATTTAAAATATGGCTCTGAATTACTGTTAGCTGTAGAAGCTTGTGTTTTAGGAAGACGAGAGAGAGGATGGGGAAAAAAGGTGGTGATGAGGTAAAACTCCTCTGCAGCATTTCCACTGAGCATGAATAGCTGAAGATAATATTAGCAACCTCAAACATTCAGAAATTCTAAGATAGAGGTCAAATATCATGAGATTACATTAAAAGTCATGACGTTTTTTCAGATAGTACATTtcggctgtgtctagactagcctccaacttcaaagggggcatggtaattagggtgttggcagattactaacgaagtgctgtggtgcatatgcaggacttcattaggtgaatctcccccatggcaacttcaacgTGTAAAACTTTCAGGAGTAAACTTTGAGGAGAAAACTTTGAGGGACTTCGCAGTAGCGCGGGAACTTCAAGGTACCCGCGGCTGACCTGTGACtcacatgcaagctggcacttcgaagtttcacactttgaagttaccgcgggggagatttagcctaatgaagtgctgcatatgcaccacagcatttcattagtaatttcccaacaccctaattaccatgtccccttcgaagttgggcgctagcctagacacagcctttgagtctTTATTAGCCTTATGGGTTCTCATTCTTTAGTGTTCTTACTTTCGACTCTTTGTCCAACTATGGGGCTAGAAACTTTAAACCACAAGAGCTAGAACTCTCTGAAAAATCATTTGATTTCTGGAGGTGGAtcttcaagaaaaacaccaaatatcatTAAACTTGCCATAAATGAACTATGAGcataagaaatattttctttttatgcaGTTCTGTTGGGACTATAGCCATGGAGAAAAGCACTGGAATATGAAACACAATCTATTTATCATGGGGGAGAAACTTTACTCAACAGAATCAGACATTACAAACATGATAATCAATAAGATGGTTGATCCCAAACAGTTACACTGGCTGGAGAGTGACAATACTGAGGACGTGCCTGTTGTATATGAAATCTTCTTGGGAGGATGTCACTTTACAAGTATAGCACAGGATTGTGGGCCACCAAATAACTAATTTAAAATCagcagaaagaggaaagaaagaggTCAGGAGTCCATTATACATACAATTGTATTCAAAATTATGCTGAAAGATTTAAAGTCAGACACTCAAATTTAGGAAATGCCATCATGCAAAAATTGGAACAACCAAATTAGTGTTTGGTGAATTTTCCATTCTTATCATTGGGTAGCTGTGGTGCTGCATTTCTAATACATGGTGGTGCTATAAATGTAGATCTAGTATACCCAGCAAGTCCTACCAGCTGGTTGCACTGAAAATCCATGGCAAGCCCCAAACTCTCCAGATACAGGGACAGTTCTGTTCTTCTTACAGAAAAGGCAGAGCGAAGGAAGAAACCAGCTCTGCATGATGCATCCTCCCATTCTTCTTTTGCTGTCACTGCCTTTGACACTTAAAACTAGTTTTTCAGAAGGACCTTTGATATAATTAATGATTTTCTGTATTAACCATTTAATAACTTTACAAGCACCTGAGTAGCTCTCCCATTTGCTCTTTTACTCTCAGTGCTGAGACGGAAGTATTGTTTGCACTTCGGCACTGAATGGGTAACACCAACTGGGAGTGAGTGGGACATCCATGTACTTTTGCAAAGAAAGGAGTACAGCTTGTGGGGAGAATAGGATGAGGATAGTTGCATGTATTCTAGGACAGAAAAAATTACACTAGCTGGATCATGAATGGGAAGGAGGGTTAGAGGGGCATGAAATTTGCTATTTTGTAATATCTCTGCACCTCTGCTGCTAGTTCCATATTAGACCATGATTACTTGAAAAGAAGCACCTCACTGCTCCCTTTCCCTTCAGTCTCTCTCACCTCCTCTGGTCACtctcccaggctacatctacactagcacactacgtcgaagtagcctattccaaagtaagaacatcaaaataggctacttcgacacgcaTCATccacacgtcttccagggctggtgccatcgacgttcaacatcgaagtagcaacagagaacgttgaaaggagccgccccggaaggaaatgtggagtgtccacacacacaagtgctccccatcgaaataaggggccagcaaagccccaagccgctcccttaaagggcccctccccgacacactcggcctgcacagcacgagatccacagagccgacaactggttgcagaccccatgcacacagcatggacccccagctgcagcagcagcagcagccagaagccctgggctaaggactgctgcacgcggtgaccatagagccctgcaggggctggacagagtgtctctcaacccctcagctgatggccgccatgggggaccctgctatttcgaagtagcgggacgcggatcgtctgcacgtgccctacttcgatgttgaacatcaaagtagggcgctattcccatcttcggatgggaatagtcatttcgacatctcacccctaacgtcgatttcaacatcgaaatagcacacggcatatgtagacgcgatgcatgctatttcgatgttgtgctggctacttcaaag contains:
- the LOC142006828 gene encoding P2Y purinoceptor 8-like encodes the protein MGALENSTIEMLKNQMLQTTLPALYLFIFIFSIPLNFVSLWFLCRHSRPWTPTIVFSINLTITDLLYSMLLPFQVIYHLRGNDWPFGQVLCRIVTVLFYANMHCSVLTMTSISIERYLGIVHPLKHRAIRPIRTALQTCVIIWIFVLLLHLPLMKTELTFQVQELQITTCFDVLPKTMFPSRNDFIIYFGSQVLLCFLLPLLIMAFCYTLVIRTLLNSSHAPLKDIKKQTIYLIIVLLAVFVLCYVPNIVISIIHFVYSTQNKTVYVEYKLSLALNSLNCCFDPLVYFFGSKEFRQKIQKKLCKCIPDVFSENALFSEQDWPITCREHVPNH